The genomic region CACCAAGAGTATAACCGGCCAAGCGTGAGCCGGATCGCGATCCTCCGGCAAAAACTCATTCAAGTATCTCAATTTCGCAGACGCCTTGGCGCAGGGATTCCGAAGCTTTTGGACAATGTAAGAGTCCTCAGTCAGAACGTTCTGCTCCACAATGTCCTTACAGCCTCTTGCCAAATCCACAAGTATCTCGCCCCAAGCGATCGCGAATCCCTTAATCTGATCCTTGAAGTTCTCCGATTGCTCCAATTCTTCGCGGGAGGCGAAACCAGCATCAAACGAAGCCGTAGAGACTTCGATAGGATCGGCCGCCGCGTATCGTATCCCCGAGTCACTCACCAGACTCGCCAGCTCGTCCCTCCACGAGCTCGATCCTCTCACCTCCGACATTTCTCTGAAATTCGAATAACACAGTCGacagagagtgagagtgagagctCAGAATCGTCAATAAgcttatacatacatacatacatacatacatacatacatacatatataaatatacatagagagagaggagagagagagagagagttgcagaGGCAATGATGCCAAAACTGTTACTTTCCAAGCGTGAAATTGAAGCTTGGTTTCAACCTAATTttgctataaaaaataaaaaaaacaagaagaaaaccgAACCGACCACCGTTCAAAAACGAATCGGAACCAACAcagaaaagtgaaaaataaaattataaatattcaatgcatcaaaaagcaaaagccaaaagccaaaagcaCCGCTGCATTGCTCACCTTAGCTCAGCGGCGTTTTAGCTTTTGCTTTCCCCAACACTGAAACCGTTGCTTCTCTGATCTGAATCATTCAGCTTTTTACTGGAATTGACTTATGCACTTCTCGTCGGCCCTTCGCCAACGCTGGTTTTCTGCAAGCACTTCATACGGAAAAGCGTTTTTCGGTGCTTGAGGTTGAAGATGCTTAGTCGAAGACGAGAACCGAGTTTACTTTTGGTGTGAAGTGGAATCGGACGGTCTGGATGTGTCCACGTCATCAGCTGCTATGCCGTGATTTAAACGGCTGGAGACCGGCTCGGGCGGTGTGTGTCGGGCGGCTCTGCCCACGCTGTCTGTCGACCTAGAACTGCCGGTTTTCAGTGTACGTCGCTGGGCCCATGTGACACGGGAatgttctttttaatttattattctcTACCGCCAGATAGGTTACATTAATTTAAGCCTGGTTCGATCTTAACCGTTAGTTCCGGTCAATGCATGGTGTTTTCCAAACCGTCTCTTCCAACGGTGTTTATTTGATTAGGTTTGTGAAAGGACGTGAGTGATGACGACAAGCTGATAGCTTTTCTAAGACCATCTTCaaataaaatgttaaattttaaacacaaaatttaaatttgaaggtttagaccatctccaacaatgGGTTAAATGCCAAATTTTCCCCTCAAACCCACTTCAACCCAAGCTAAATCTttaggctaaaagccaaatgccAAAGTTGGGCCAAATACCCCTCATGCGAGTGGACTCGCTGGAACTTGGGCCACTCTCGACCCGCCCACACGCGCATGCACCCCACGCACTGGGCCTGCAATGCTTTCCTGACAGGGGTGGGTGACATGCCCCGATCTCGATActccccgaataccaggataggcacgtgctggccgacactcgaagacgacgaaagccatttattgagtgcaaatgttgaaaacaagggatagataagacttataaatataaaagaataatgaatatgcatttaaggaacgtgttcagagcatacaactaactagaatactaaaagaaataatataaaagtgAACGAATAAAAGAATGGGTCCTACGTCGAGatgactcgaagatgccgacgCAGAAGTACCTTGACGCCAagattgtacgcctcgattctaagtcctgaaggggacgcaaaacaaacataagtGGACCAAGtcgatatatataataaaacagttatcaacgtattaacccccaggttttataaaaacacatatatatcatgataaacatgggttttccgaaacctagtaTGCCATGCAATATCACAAatcataacttgtatatataataatcactagtgaatgtccgataaccCCCATGCCTCATGctggctccccgtctctgaacAGACAGTCAGATGAAAATACACTTCAAGCCCCATACCGGCTCCCGTCCCTGTGCTAATAGCCAGaggaaacacactccaggccctatgccaacaccaaaccatCGCCAAGGACGGAGAGgaatctatccctacgtcccgtagcggaaaggaccaaTAGGTAAGTATAAAATcattgaacatacatatattgaaaagcaacttcatagtataaagtcatccatcatctatactatgaagaggtgttctaaatatgttctaaatatcatatcttCATCAATcggatattctataagaacatgggttatatgaaaaatagtaataattcaaactagtctcagtaagcatgttatctcataaaacatagtcatcgaatcatgtttttcatgtatgcatttctactatcaaaacatgcatttttagaaggggtccactcacagtacttagcCGTTGAAGAGCCACGCAACTAGCGAACTGTGTCTGTCGACATTACATCAATCCTCCCAATCGCGAGTTCCGACCACCACCACACGGTCCACACCAACCTCGTCGTCGAGAACACTACCATCATCCTGCAAATTCCTAGGTAAtttatgaattagggtttctgatttgggaatttagggtttttggggcTATGATTGCATAAGCTTTTCGATTGATTATATGGACTGCTGCGATTTGATTACTAGCAGAAACTTGtttattggttttgaattttatgGATCTGCTTATAGATTGTAGATTTTAAGTTGGTTGGTTAAATTTGCAGAAATTTAAGTTGTTTGGTTAAATACTTTGGTATTTAAATTTGCAGAAAATTTTCGATTTGTTACAATTTTTGAACTAAAATTGGTAATTGAAGCTGCAATCTTAATGCATGTAAGTCAAAGCCGATAGTTAAGAACTTAAGAGTTAAGAGTATTTGATATCCATAGTTTATTGGTTTCGATTTTCAACCCCGAATCGGAACTAAAGGCAATAATGAAAAGTTTGTTTGGATATTTATAAACATATTAGTTATTGCATATGGACCATTCAGCCAAAGGCTCTATTAGTATTGTGTAGTTAAATGGATATCATATTATGTAGTTTTGTTCATTGCATGCTAGTTCTTGtctgattttatttttgttatgttttgtcTCTTTGTCCAATTACTAGCAAGCTACGATGAATGGACACGGATACGAACACGAGGATATAACACGATACGACACGGGGATACATCAAATTTCTAAAAACTAAGACACGATACGGCATGGATACGGTAATTtatataatacatatatatttaaaaaatatattttaaataacaataaaaaaaattaattactcaaaatttaatttatattattcaaactcttaaaaagaaagaaaggatggTAGTGGTGTAAATTCGGTGGGCTATATAGTTTTGGGCTTTAGTCTCATTTAAACCctaagataataaaataataataataatgtggtgTCGTTTTTTACTACATAAACAAACAAACGGCATGTTGACCTAGCAGTCATCTTCTTTGCGAAGCATCCTCCACTAGATCGGGTCGTCTCCGTGCGACGCCTTCCTCCATCAAATTGCGTCATCTTCTTTGCGAGGTGTCCTTCCACCAGATTGCGTCATGGTGCAGATATCCGTATCTAGACAGTCGGATACCTGTATCTAAACCGTCGGATACCCGTATCCATCTGTCAAACGCCGTATCTGTTGATCCAGATACGTATCCAACGCGTATCCGACCGTACCAGAGGCGTATCGTGTCCATTTGCGTATCTGACACGCGATACGCGGCCGATGTGCCGTGTCTGTGCATCGTAGCTAGCAAGAGATTCCGTTTTGGGTGTAGGGCTGTTTTCAGTTGATGGGTTTGTAAAAGGGATACTAAACCAATTTTCCTTAATCTTTTCAAGCAGCCATGGCCGGTGAAACAATTGTTGACGATCAACGCCAACGCACTTTGAAGGCATTGGAACGAAGGTTTGAGGCTGCCCAAGTCGAGCTCGATTTACATCAAAAGAAGACTGTCAAGAGATCAAAAACCGATGAAGCTggaaagaaatcacagattGCAAGTTCTTCGGCTGTTAATTCTTTACCAAATTTAGCAAATCCATCGGCCTCAAGTTCAACTCCATTTAAGAAAGGTTTGTGAAAATCTTAGTTTCagatatttaattaaattttttttttctgttatgattttgtatatttatgattatttgatttttctcGTCTTTATTCTTAATAGGAGCTTTCACTTTTTCGGGGTATATTAATTCACAAGGTACTGTTTCAGTTTTAGTGAATCGAGGCAAAATTttttggtagtttaatttaagagATTAGGATTGAggttatatgtttattttgctTGTATTTGTTATTCAGAGATCGACGAAAGTGGTCCAACATATGCAAAACTAGTTCAATCTGTTGATGAGAATCTGCTGGCAACTAGTGTTGAGGTACTTTTTCGTGAAGTTGAAGCAAAATTTTTGGTTTAAGTCGTTGGTTTAAGATCTAGTTTGTGAAATGCAGGTCTCTGGCGGTAGAAAGGAGAGTAAAGTTGATAAGGTTTTGCACGAGCTTCTTCAGAGTGGAGACTCAGCTCAGAAGTACATGCAAGGATCCAGAAGTAAGAGAATTGACAATTGGATTCTCCTTGATAACTATGTGCAAGGACGTGGCGTTTCAACTGGCTCTAGTGCCAGGGCCCTGCGGATTCATTCCAAGCGTTCTAAAAAGCACATGTCCATGAAACGGCAAAAAAGGACGGGATTGTTTGATTTTCCTAAAGATTTTCATAGGTGAATTGTGTTTCTCAGCATATGTTGCCATTTGTGAATCTGTGatacttatttttcttcttccaacaaGTGAACAATAATAATGATACGCTAGGCAAATTGTTTTTTCTGATCCTGAAGTTACAAGCTTGCGATTCAGAATGGCTTGTTTTTACTGGTTATCATCAATATATTTCTCTTTCAATAACTGGAGAGATGTTTTCCGTGATTGATGATAAGATCttcacaatttttttgttacttGTTATATTTTTCCATCTATGGTTCACTCTCTAATACTTTCCTTTGTTTGAATCACAGCTTTGATAAATTTAAGCCAATGCATGAGATGTGGAAAGGCTATATTATGCAACTCTTTAAAACTACTGGGTGAGTATATCTTTCTCATTGCAGATATCAGAGttatgtatattttttaatgGTTAATCGTTTCTTTCTTAAGCATCTATAGTTTTGGGGGGCAATATGCTTTGCATTTTGTTAGTCTTCAATGTTGAAAACTAACCACAAGTTTGTTCAATCCCGCAGAAAAAATCAGCTGGCTCAGTGTATTCTTAGTGCAGATCTACATGGTGCTATTATTTCAGGtttatttcttacttttttcGTAACTTTCATTAATAACTGCCCATTCTTGTCCATAATGTAAACATTGTGCATACTGTTTGTTCATTATTCACCTCTAATCATCCTCCAAGCCATATTACGAATTCTTATCACACCAGATAGATCACATATACTATGGCTTCTTGTAATTCCAACATGTTCAAACATCCTAAAATTGAGAACCTTTTATCTCTTTTGTCGATCAAAATTGGGAATTATTTAGGGCTTTAATTCTGCTCCTTTAAGTTATTTTGTTCTTCTCTTATGTGAATGGCTCAAGGATACATTATTCTATATCAAGTTATGAACTTATGTTCAAATGCACGTCCTTTGAACTATCTGGACTCGTTCCTGCACATTGCTTGGCAGTGTCAAATACGCCCTcatcttcccttttctctctgtCAATACTTACTGTAGTTCCCTGTCTATTTACTGGCAGTTGCCGAGTGTAAAGTAACTTCATACACTGGAGTGAGTGGTATCATGATTCGTGAAACAACAGAAACATTTGGGATAATTACACAGGATGATAAATTCAGAGGTAATTTCaaacctttaatttatttagatATTCTTGGTACAACTCGTGTTGATAGAACTTTGAACTGAACCTAAAGTGAACACGTATGTGTTCATGCTATGATTTCTTCTTCTCTCGTGTGTGAATTGATAATGGAATGCTGATGGTTTGATTATCTGTATGGGGCATATTTGCAGTGGTACCCAAAAAGTTTTCTGTGTTTATATTTCAAGTTGATTGCTGGAAGATTACCTTGCACGGGGACAAACTCACTTCAAGAAACTTGGGCTTGTAATTGTTTCAGGTGATCTTCTCCACTATTTATATGGGATATAAGAACATGGCAAGCTATTTGATGACGAATCAATCAACTTTACTACTATCGACGTTGTTTTCATATTCAGTTTACTTGTTAACTTATTCCAGATTTCCAATTGTGGTAAATTGCAGAACAGTTAAGAGTTTAACAATATCATTGACAGTCGTTCGACAATGTTGGTTGTTGGACGAGCGGCTGAGACAGCTTTGGCATTGAACAATCGAGAAGAACTATGATCACAAAAGGAAGGGGAGTGGACTCTTGCAGGTACCTTAACTGCATAAGTGTATAATTAAGGAAAGAAAACCTTAACTGATGTTAAGACCTGATTATGCGCTTGTTTTCATGGTATCGTGGAAAAGACTGGGCCTGAAGATCTGTGTATCCCGAGGAGGTTTGCATGAAAATAAGAAAGAACTGGaattttgacattttctttctagcattttcattttacattGGAATTCCATTAGTAGTACTTGGGCCTATGTAATGTTTAGTCACTTGTAACTGTATATCATGCTCGATTTCTCATGTTACATACGTTATACTTGAACAATTTTTCCATCTCCTTTATACTAATTATAAATTGGAATACAGCGAGAAAATGCTGTAGATGACTTCAGAGCTGGGAAAACATGGGTTTTAATTGCCACTGATGTTATTGCTCGGGGTATGGATTTCAAAGGTGTCAACTGTGTAAGTAATTATGATTTTCCAGATTCTGCAGCTGCGTACATTCACAGGATTGGTATGTCTCCCCATCCCTATGATTGTAATGTATGTACATGAAATATGGAATGTGTTAAATTTACAACGGTCAGTagtttctttcagaaaagaattCTATAGAAGACATATCATATATGGTTTATGAGAATGTATTAATAGAAAATTTGGTAGATGATTAATTTGGAAAGCTATCGAACAAATATGATACTTTTTGGGTTTGTTCCGTAAGACTTATTTGTTGGTTCAACCATCACTTCATAATTTGTAGAATTTATTTATCAAATAGAAGTACTTCTCTTGTTTTATGTAGTAGTCACTTGATTGTATCACTTTTTCCCGAGACAAGCGGTGCAAGGCTACTTCACGTTATTGCTACAactatttgaatttgt from Pyrus communis chromosome 9, drPyrComm1.1, whole genome shotgun sequence harbors:
- the LOC137745643 gene encoding ribonuclease MRP protein subunit POP4-like, with amino-acid sequence MAGETIVDDQRQRTLKALERRFEAAQVELDLHQKKTVKRSKTDEAGKKSQIASSSAVNSLPNLANPSASSSTPFKKGAFTFSGYINSQEIDESGPTYAKLVQSVDENLLATSVEVSGGRKESKVDKVLHELLQSGDSAQKYMQGSRSKRIDNWILLDNYVQGRGVSTGSSARALRIHSKRSKKHMSMKRQKRTGLFDFPKDFHSFDKFKPMHEMWKGYIMQLFKTTGKNQLAQCILSADLHGAIISVAECKVTSYTGVSGIMIRETTETFGIITQDDKFRVVPKKFSVFIFQVDCWKITLHGDKLTSRNLGL